The sequence TGCGGCCCGGGTGGAGCCTTTTGCGTATCGATTGGGACGAGACGACGATGATTTCAGCCGCCACGCCCCTGATCCACCTCGTCCTGGCGGGCGCGGGCTTCCCGCCAATCGATCACCGGCGCCACCTCGGCATCGGCCAGGGTCAGCGACGCCAGAGCCCGCTCGATCACCGGAGCACCGAGCTCATGCGGAAGACTCCGGCCGAACGCCAGCTCCGCGCGTCGGCACAGACGCTCCTCGCGGGCCATCGACGCCTCGTCCGCCCGACCGCCCAGCACCCGTGTCCGGAACGCATGGACGCGGGCATGCACCCCTTCATGCAGAATGCTCGACGCCACGGGAGCGGCCGAGATGTCCCGTCGGGCCAGAAACGTGAGCTCGGTGAGAACCGTGTCCTCGGCGGGCAGAAAGGCGCCCCGCGTTGGAAAGCGCTCGATGCGGATGCCCCGGATGTCCCGGGCGAGATGCCAGAACCGGTGCGGTTGATACTGCGCAATGAGGGCCAGCGCCTCATCGAGCCGCTCGATGACATCGGCATCCGCGATGTCCTCGCGGGTATTTCGGAGTTCGATCGGGATCCCGCGAATCCGGGGCCGATCCGATCCGCCGAGCCTGCGTATGAGCCAGGAGAGCATGGATGATCTCTTCCGAAGAGGCCGATTGCGGTTATTGTGGAGGCCAGCCCAGCTGGAGCACTGCCGAGGCCGGCGCCTCCGGGCGGCCTCGGCTGTTGTCGCAGCGCTTCACGCCGGGCCCCGCGCGTCATGATCGCATTCTGTCGCCGCCGACGGAACCGGGTATTGGCAATTCGTCGCCCTCCACACCGACCCGCCATTGCATCCTTCGCTGTCGAGCCTTCGGACGCGCCTGCTGTTGCTGGTGGCGGCGGCGTATCTCCCCGCCGTCGGATTGACGTTGTGGACGATCATGCGCGACCGGGAAGAAGCCTTCGACCACGTGCGCAAGCACCTCACGCAGCTGGTCGGATCGGCAGCGCATGAAGATGATCTGCTGATCGCCTCCGGCCGGCGGATCATCGGCACCTGGGCGCAGGTTCCGGAGATCATCAACGGCAATCGCACGGAATGTGAAGCCGCGTTCGCGCGTCTCTCGCGCTTCGCGCCGTCGGCCATCCTGCCGACCCGTGTGAATGCGGAAGGACAGGTCGACTGTGGCGGACCGGTGCCGCCCGGCGGCGCCGGCCTCGTGGGCGACGGCCCCATCGCATCGCGGATCCTCCTGGCCGATTCGGCGACGCAGGGCAATCACCTGCCGGCCACCGCCGATCGCGAGGCACTCGCGCCGCTCTCGATCGCCCTGCGCGATTCCACCGGACGATTTGCCGGCGTGCTGTCGATCGGATTCCGCATGACCTGGCTCAATCGCCTGGCCACGAACACCGAATTGCCGGACAGTGTGCAACTCTCGATCGTCGACTCCACGGGTTTCGTCCTGGCCGCGATTCCGGGAATGCCGGGCGTGGTGGGCACGAGAATACCCGGTCTGAACGCACTGATCGAACAGGATCGACAGACCCTCTCGCCCGAGAGCGGTGTCGTGATCCGCAAGAGCCGCGACGGCATCCTCCGCCTCGTCGCCTATCATCAATTGTCCAGTGACGACGAGCACTTCGTGCGTCTGGCCCTGACCATGTCGCCGGACGTGGCCTATGCCGCACCCAATGAACGCGCGCGTGTGCGGTTGTTCTTTCTCGTCGTGGCCGGTGCGGTGGCGCTGGTGATCGCCTGGTTCGGCGCGGAGGCGTTGGTGCTGCGCGATGTCAACGCCCTGCTCGCCGCCACGAAGCGTCTGGGCACCGGAGATCTCTCGGCGCGCACCGGCGTGTCGGGAACGACGGGAGAGATCCGTCAGTTGGCCGATGCCTTCGACACCATGGCCTCGCAGCTCGAAGTGCGTCAGGAGCGCATGCGGCACGCCGAGCGCATGGAATCGCTGGGCCGACTCGCCGGTGGCGTCGCGCATGATTTCAACAACCTGCTCACCGCCATCGTGGGCAGTGCCGACCTCGCGCTCGATGAGCTGCCGCCGGACCATCCGGCGCGGGCCGAATTGCAGACCATCAAGGCATCGGCGAGTCGTTCGGGATCCCTCACGAGACAGCTGCTCGACTTCTCGCGGCGCGCGCCGCTGAGCAATGCTCCGCAGCGGCTCGATGCCATCGTGCAGGGCGCGGCCGCGCTGCTGGTCCGGGTGATGCCGGCCTCGGTCACCGTCGACGTGCGCACCTCCAGCCACAAGCTGGTGCGGGTCGATGCGGGTCGCATCGAACAGGCCATCATGAATCTCGCGGTGAATTCGCGCGATGCGATGCCCAACGGCGGCCTGCTCACGATCGAACTCGACGATGTCGACATCAAAGAGCCGACGGTCCCCGATCTGCCTCCACCGGGATCGTGGGTGCGTTTGCAGGTGCGCGACACCGGGCACGGCATGTCGCCCGATGTGCTCAAGCGCATCTTCGAACCGTTCTTCACCACCAAGGGCGTGGGACAGGGCACGGGACTCGGGCTCGCCATGGTGTATGGCACGGTGCAGTACCACGGCGGACACATTCATGTCTGCAGTACCCCGAACGAAGGCACCACGGTCGTCATCTGGTTTCCCGAGGCCAGTCTGTCGCGCGACGAGACACCGCACACGGCCACCGTCCCCGATCCCCTCGAAGTGCCCACGCACGTTCTCGTGGCGGAGGATCAACCGGAAGTGCGCAGTCTGCTGCAGCGCATCCTCACCAAAGCCGGCTTCCTGGTGACCGCCGTGGAGAACGGCCATGAAGCCATCTCGGTGAGCCGGTCACTCCCGACACCGGTGGATCTGCTCATCACCGACTACGACATGCCGCACGTGCGCGGCGATGCGGTGGCCCTGACGTTGCGCGCGATCAATCCGGGGCTGCCGATCGTGCTCATTTCGGGTTTCACCCGAGATGGGTGGCCGACCGAATTGCTCGCCTCCGCCGCCACCGTCGTCATGGACAAGCCCTTCTCGGCGCAGGATCTCCTGACTGCCGTGTACAGCGCGCGCCACGCCACACCGCCCGCGGGAACACCGACCTCGACGACCGCGCCGCCGGACCGGAACTGATCCGGCCCGGCGGCGCCATCGAGCAACGTCATTACGTCAGGTCATTGCATCACGTCACTGCGTCAGGTCATTCGGAAAACGCATTGCCGTCCCGGCTGCCGAAGCGTGCAGCAGCAACGCCGCGGCACTACAGCGGCATTACAGCGGACGCTGCCCCACGACCACCGTGGCACTCGCATTCACGGCCGCGGCCGTGCTGCGCTGTCCATTGCCCAGCTGTCCGAAGTCGTTGCGGCCCCAGCACCACGTCGTGAGACGATCCTTCGAAACGGCGCAGGTGAAGCTCGACGATCCCGTGCCGATGCCCGACACCTGCACTTCCGCCCCCTTCACACCGGCGATGGCCAGTACGGGAGAGGTCGCTGTCGCGGCGGGGTTGCCCAACTGACCATTCCCATTGCTGCCCCAGCAGTAGATCTGTTCGAGCGTCGTGAGACCGCAGCTGTGGTTGAAGCCCGCCGAGATCTGCGTGAAACGATGGCCACCGGCGATGGCACGCGGGGTCGACGCATCGGTGCTCGTTCCGTCACCCAGCTTGCCGTTGTTGCTGCCCCAGCAGTAACCCACGTTGTCGAGCGTGATACCGCAGGTGTACTGATAGGCCGGCACGATCGATCGGAAAGCGAGTCCACCGGTCACGAGTGTCGGCGCGGTGCTGTAGGTGTTGCCGTACGAGATGCGGTTGCCGTCACCGGTCTGACCGAGCCCATTGAAACCCCAGCAGTACGCCGCATTGGCGATCGTGATCGCGCAGGTGTGGTAGCCACCGGCTTCGATGGTCTGGAACTGCGGGATCGCACCCACGGTGCCGGCCGCCACCGGTCCGGTGGGGCTCGACGTGTTGCCGACACCGAACTGTCCCCAGTCGTTGTGGCCCCAGCAGACCGCGTTGCCCACCGACGCCGTCGTGATGCCACAGGCGTGATCGATCCCCGCCGACAGCTTGACGAAACGATGGCCACCGGCCACGGCCACCGGATTGGCCGAATAGCTCGCGGTCGTGCCGCCGCCCAGCGACCCCCATCCGTTGTTGCCCCAGCACATCGCCACACCGTCGGTGCGCAAACCGCAGGTGAACCGCGCGAAGGCCACGAGCTGCGTGAAGCGATGATTGCCCGGCACGAGCACCGGCGACGTGCGATGCACCTCGTCGCCCACCTGGGCATCGCCCAGACGCGCATCCGTGCTGTTCAGACCCCAGCACCAAGCAATACCACCGCTCGCGAGATCGCAGGCGTGTCCCGTGCCGAGCGCCAGTGAGCGGTACTTGATCACCACCACCCGCTGCACCGTCGCGGACAACGTGCCGTGACGCGCGGTGATGGTCACCGTCCCACGATCGATACCCGTCAGCAGACCCGTGCTGTCGATGGTGGCCACCGCCGCATTCGACGACGTCCACGTCACCGGCAGTCCCACGATCGGGCGACCGGCGGAATCACGCACCGCAGCCTGCAACTGTCGCGTATCGTACGCTTCGAGCGTATCCAGTGCGCCTTCGATCGTGACCGCGACGGGTCTCACGCGCGGCTGAACGACGACGGTCGCCGTGCCGTTCTTGCCTTCGGACGATGCCGTGAGGGTGATCGTCCCGGTCGCGAGCGCGCGCACCATACCGGTCGCGCTCACCGTTGCCACCGTCGCGTTCGACGACGTCCACGTGATCGTGCGACCCGGCAGTCCGTTGTTCTGCGCATCACGCGGGATGGCCGTGAACGCCAGCGAATCGCCCACGAGCATCGTGTCGAGCCCCGGCGAGACGAATACCGACGCCACCGGAATCACCCGCGCGGTGACGAGAATCTGCGCTTCGGCCGTATGACCTTCGCTCGCCGCCATGATGCGCGCGGTGCCTGCGGCCACCGCCGTCACCACACCCGTGGCACTCACGGTGGCGATGTTCGGCGTCGATGACGTCCAGTTGAGAATACGGCCCGTGAGCACGTTGTTCTGCGCATCGCGCACCACCGCCGTCAGCGTAACCGTGTCGCCCGCGACCAGCGTGTCCATGGCAGGCGTGACGGTCACGGATGCCACCGGTACGGCGGTGACGGTGATCTGCGCCACCGCGCTGCGTCCTTCGCTCGTCGCGGTGATCGAGGCGCTGCCGGCCGCGACACCGGTGACCACACCGGCCGCACTCACCGTGGCGATGTTCGTGGCCGACGAGGTCCAGGTGATGGTACGGCCACTCAGGGTGTTGTTCTGCGCATCACGGGCGATGGCCGTGAGTGTGGTGGTGGCACCGGCCACCACCGAAGCCGTGGTGGGATTCACGACGACACTGGCCACCGCGGCAGGCGTGGGAACGGGGGAAGTGCTGTCGCTGCTGCAGGCTGCCATGGCAACCATTGCCATCGTAAGAGCCCAGCGCGATACCGCAGGCCGGGGAGATACCGAAGCACGCATGAGAAAAAACTCCGTGGAGGTCAAGTCAGATCATCGGGACGATGCGACCGCGCGCGCCGGCACACACATCATCGTCGATGAATGCGAACGACCGTACCCACCGTGTGACCACCGCGTCACACGCGATCGGAAT comes from Gemmatimonas aurantiaca and encodes:
- a CDS encoding Ig-like domain-containing protein, translated to MAMVAMAACSSDSTSPVPTPAAVASVVVNPTTASVVAGATTTLTAIARDAQNNTLSGRTITWTSSATNIATVSAAGVVTGVAAGSASITATSEGRSAVAQITVTAVPVASVTVTPAMDTLVAGDTVTLTAVVRDAQNNVLTGRILNWTSSTPNIATVSATGVVTAVAAGTARIMAASEGHTAEAQILVTARVIPVASVFVSPGLDTMLVGDSLAFTAIPRDAQNNGLPGRTITWTSSNATVATVSATGMVRALATGTITLTASSEGKNGTATVVVQPRVRPVAVTIEGALDTLEAYDTRQLQAAVRDSAGRPIVGLPVTWTSSNAAVATIDSTGLLTGIDRGTVTITARHGTLSATVQRVVVIKYRSLALGTGHACDLASGGIAWCWGLNSTDARLGDAQVGDEVHRTSPVLVPGNHRFTQLVAFARFTCGLRTDGVAMCWGNNGWGSLGGGTTASYSANPVAVAGGHRFVKLSAGIDHACGITTASVGNAVCWGHNDWGQFGVGNTSSPTGPVAAGTVGAIPQFQTIEAGGYHTCAITIANAAYCWGFNGLGQTGDGNRISYGNTYSTAPTLVTGGLAFRSIVPAYQYTCGITLDNVGYCWGSNNGKLGDGTSTDASTPRAIAGGHRFTQISAGFNHSCGLTTLEQIYCWGSNGNGQLGNPAATATSPVLAIAGVKGAEVQVSGIGTGSSSFTCAVSKDRLTTWCWGRNDFGQLGNGQRSTAAAVNASATVVVGQRPL
- a CDS encoding ATP-binding protein, translated to MHPSLSSLRTRLLLLVAAAYLPAVGLTLWTIMRDREEAFDHVRKHLTQLVGSAAHEDDLLIASGRRIIGTWAQVPEIINGNRTECEAAFARLSRFAPSAILPTRVNAEGQVDCGGPVPPGGAGLVGDGPIASRILLADSATQGNHLPATADREALAPLSIALRDSTGRFAGVLSIGFRMTWLNRLATNTELPDSVQLSIVDSTGFVLAAIPGMPGVVGTRIPGLNALIEQDRQTLSPESGVVIRKSRDGILRLVAYHQLSSDDEHFVRLALTMSPDVAYAAPNERARVRLFFLVVAGAVALVIAWFGAEALVLRDVNALLAATKRLGTGDLSARTGVSGTTGEIRQLADAFDTMASQLEVRQERMRHAERMESLGRLAGGVAHDFNNLLTAIVGSADLALDELPPDHPARAELQTIKASASRSGSLTRQLLDFSRRAPLSNAPQRLDAIVQGAAALLVRVMPASVTVDVRTSSHKLVRVDAGRIEQAIMNLAVNSRDAMPNGGLLTIELDDVDIKEPTVPDLPPPGSWVRLQVRDTGHGMSPDVLKRIFEPFFTTKGVGQGTGLGLAMVYGTVQYHGGHIHVCSTPNEGTTVVIWFPEASLSRDETPHTATVPDPLEVPTHVLVAEDQPEVRSLLQRILTKAGFLVTAVENGHEAISVSRSLPTPVDLLITDYDMPHVRGDAVALTLRAINPGLPIVLISGFTRDGWPTELLASAATVVMDKPFSAQDLLTAVYSARHATPPAGTPTSTTAPPDRN